The sequence CCTATAGAACTCATTCCCATCTTCCTATAGGACTTGTCCTCTCTCCCTATAGGACTCATCCTCCTCCCCATAGGCCCCGTCCCCCAGGACTCGGCCAGGCCCCCCGGGCCGGACCCCCGTCCTCGCCGCGCCCTGCCGGGAGGGGCCGCATTACCCAGAGCCGACTTGGCGGCGGCAGAGGCGACGCGGGGGTCGACGACGGAGGCCAGGAAGGCGACGGTGCTCATGACGGGGTTGCCGGACTGGCTGAAGGGGATGGGCTGGTAGGCCAGCGGCCCCAGGGACGCCTCCGAGTCCTCCAGGTAGGGGTCCTCGATGGGCAGCCGCAGGAAGTGCAGGATGCACTCGTCCTGCGTCCGGCTGCCCACGTGCTCCGACACCTTGTTCCAGTCGTCCTTGTACATCTCCAGGGCCTGCGGGATGGAGCGGGGGGCATCAGCAGGGCCCGGCGGCCCCgttcccccccctccctgtgGACCCCCGctcacctccagcagcagcagcgtctcCTGCTCCGTCCACTCCCGCGTGGCACTGGCGGCAGCTTTGCTCTGTGCGGGGGGAGAGACGGGTGAgtggcggcgggcagggggacggggacggggaccgggggTGCCCACCTTGGAGGGGACGTTCTTCTTGGTGTACATGTCGGTGCGGAGGCCGAAGTTCTGCATGTCGGCCGGCTTCTCCTTGCTCTTGTCAGGGAAGTTCAGCATCTGCTGCGAGGCCGAGGTCTGCtgccaggggaggagaggggacgcTGGGGACACGGCCGTGGGGGACAGGCCGCGAGGacgccggcccccccccccccccccatcccagagAAGCCTTCGTGCCCCATCACGTCACGGTGTCCCCCCCGCGTccctgctccccggggccgggcggcatGCGGGGCgcgagggggaggagggaaggagcctTCCTCGGCCAGCGGCGGGGGGATGGACCCCAAGGAGCCGCCTACCAGCTCCGGCTTCCCCTTCACCGTCTCGGTGACGAGGTCTTCGATCTCTTTGCTCTTGCGGCCCGTCTTGGCGTCGCCGTCGCTCTGCCGGCCCTGAGGCACGGATCGAAGCTGTGcgatccccccacccccccgccccaccccgcgcccggcccccgcggggaccgggggaaggcagaggggggACGCAGCTGGGCGAGGAGCGGCCACCCCCGTGCACCCACCTGGGGCGTCTTGGGCTGCAGCGGCACCAGCCCCGAGGGCGTATCGGCCAGGACGTGGAAGTGGGAGGTTGGCGGGGGGCCCATGGGGGTGGGCCGGCTCTCGGCGTCCACCTGGTAGTTGATGAGGCCCCACTGCTCCAGGAAGGCGTGGACCCTGCGGAGAGCCGGGGCTCAGACCCTGCCGGTCCCTCTGCCAGCGCGCCAAAccgaccccccccggccccgctggcgcCGGACCCACCGCATGATGGCACAGACGTCCCCGGCCAGGTTGCGGCGGCACGCCGTGGAGGTCAGGTACTCCTGTGGGTTCAGCCGGTACGTGTCGATCATGAAGTTGCGGTAAGCCAAGTATCTGGGGGAGAGTGGTGAGGCGTCAGTGCCGGCCACGGCCCCACCGGCACCGGGAGGGATGGGAAGTGCGTGGGGGGGAAGTTTGGCCTCACATTTCGGGGGTCTTGGATTTATTCTTGCCATTGAAGAACTCGGGCAGGGCTCGGCGCTCGATGGCATGGACGCTGCAAGACGAGACGCTCGGGGAGGGCCTGGCACGGCAGCCCCGCACCGTCTGGCTGGCGCCCCGGGGCACCGTCCTCATCCTCGGCTGTGCCGTACCTGTTGTAGTCGAACCAGGCGGCGTAGCTGGGGATGATGATGTGGTGGGTCTGCTCCGTCACGTTGTCCTCGTGCAGGTCAGGGTTCTTGGCTTGCTCCCCCTTGCTCCCGGTGCCGTTCTCCTCCTCGTCCTGCCAGAGACCAGCACCACGTGGGCAAGGGGGTCTGcacccctcctcatcctcaccgaGAGCAGGATGAGGCCTACGGCCCAGGGcaaagctgcctgcagccccagtgGTGAGGGGAAGGGCAGAAAGGGGCCTTTTTGTACCCAAAAGAGGGACAAGGGAAGAGGGATAAAGAGGTGACCATCCAGCGATGGTGACCCCCACGCTGGGGTGGGAACATCTTCCCTGGAGGAGCGGTGGGCTGGTGAGGAGGGGTCGGCACTGGACGGGCCTGGGCCTCACCTTGCCGGCTGTCTCCATGCTCTCATCTTCCTGCTCATCTGgaagagaggggagcaggggcagtTTTGGGCACTGCCAGGTCTGTGGTGCTGGGGGACCTGCCGCAGCACCGGGCCCCGGCGGCTCGGACTCACCCAGGTCCGTCATGGTGCCCCCCTTGACGGGCGCAGACTCCGAGTCCTTCTTGGTGTTGACTGCAGCGGAGGGAAGCGGCACTGAGCACCCCAAGGACgggcccctgccccagcccacgcTCGTGAGGGGGGACCCCATGGGGTGGCTGCCGGCCCCCCACCCTGACCTGTCTTGGGCAGGGTGACCTCCTCCACGTTGGGGACAGGCGAGGGCTCGTCCATGTCCTTCGTCAggtcctcctgctcctcctcacgGTGCCCGCGCTTGGATTTGTTGTAGGGGGTGGAGGGTCTGCCAAGGGAGAGGCCCCCCCCGTGTCCCAGTCACCACCGCACCCCAGGGCCAGactccccacagcccctgccccggggctggatctgtccccccagcccaggctcACCCCTTCTTCGCGTTCTTCTTCTTGGCCTCTGGGGTGGGCGAGGGGGAGGGCGAGCGCTTTCGCTTCTTGTAGTTGCCCCCCTTCTTGTCCCGCCGGTCCGAGTCAGGGCTGTtcacctgggggggggacagggggctgcTGGGTCCAACCGAGCGGCACGGCCAAGCAGAGACCCCCATCATCCCCCCCCCGCAGCTTTGCGGCCCCGCTCTGACCTCGTCTGTCAGCGTCTTGGCCGAGATCTTCTTCCTGCGGGCGACAGGGCTCTTCTCGTCTGTCACCTCATAGTCCTCCTCATTCATCCACTCGTTGAAGGTGTCCGTGTCCAAGATCCACTTGGCGTGGACCTGCCGGGCAGGGGCGTGGGCGCGTCAGGCAGccagcgggcaggggagggggctgcagccaccaTCCCAGTCTGGGGGACCCCCGTTACCTTCCGGGGCTTCTCCGGTGTCGGGGCGTCCTCCACAGAGGCCTCAATCTCGTTGGCAGGGATCCAGGTGTCGTAGCTGCAGGCGCAGAGGACGGGGTGAGAGCGGCACCCACAGCAGTGTGGGTGCCCCGCGGGCACGGGGGGCTCCATCAGGCTTCAGCCACGTCCCCAGAGCCCCCGCCCGGGACCCCTCACCTGTCGGGGTAGTAGCCCCAGTGCAGCAGGACCTGCTTGTCGCGCTTCATGACCGGCCGGACCCACTCCTCTGCGGGAGACACGGAGTGGGGCCGGCGCTGAGCACGGACCCACCGTCCCACCGAGAGCCGCCCGTGACACCGAGCACGGCTCTGGCCCCCaaacacgccccccccccccccggtatttCACCATGAGCTCGGAGCAGGGGGCTCCCCCTTGCACCCACCTTCCTCCAGGTTCCCAGGGACAGGGCAGACGATGTGGGACGCGTTGCTCTTGTCCTCAGTCACTGTGCCCTGCGAGGAGAGCGGGGGAGTGGGTCCGGGGCTGAGTGCCGGGACAAGGCGTTGGATGGgccccccctgtgccccccaccccggcgcTGCCACCGACCTGGTGCCTCTTGACGATGTCTTTCAGCTTGCTCAGCAGCTTGGGCTCAATCTCCTGGTGCAGGAAGATGTTGGGCCGGGCCAGGCAGTTGTTCTgcggaaggaggagaggagagtggTGAgcgggtggggggacaggggggtcccggggggggggcgggggcggcaccTCTTACCTGCACCAGGGATTTCTCGATGGTCATGAACATCTCCACGTTGCGGTCCATCCGCGAGGGATTCTGGAAATCGAAACGCCGCCTTATTGGAAGAAAAGAGCGACTCTCATGAAAGCCACAGCTCAGGTCTCCTCATCAGCATCCAAagcctggggggggcgggggggtggggacacGCGCCTGAACCCCATCAGGGGTCtgcggtggggcgggggggaacgtGCCCTGGCACCTGCGTGTTGCGGAGGTGGGTGCCCTACAAACAGCCCACCCCCCGTGCAGACCCTGGCCGAGGCCACCCCAGGGTGTTCCCATGGaggggaccccccacccctggcCCCGTGACCCCCACCCCggtcccctcctgctcccaggacccccagccccgaCGGGTGCAGGCAGGCACTCACCATCCTTGGTCGCTCTTGAATTTATAGGCCGCTGCCAGGATGTGGCACAGAGCTCCCCCCGCCTTGAAATCCAAGAAGCATTTTATCTGTAACGGAGAGAAAGGGGTCGGGGCGGGCGGCTGCAAGGGGTGGGCTGCGTCCCTGGTGCGGCGGGGAGCTGGGCGGGGTGCCAGCCCCTCGTCAGGGTGCCACCCCTATGACTGGGTGCCATCCCCTCGTCAGGGTGCCATCCCCTCGTCGGGGTGCCACTCCTATGACCGGGTGCCATCCCCTTGCTGGGCTCTGTCCCTGAGTTGGGATGCAGTCCCTGGGGTGTTGGGGTACTGTCCCCAGTTGGGAACCTGTCCCTTGTGCTGGGACACTGTCCCCAGGTCCTGGGGTCCCCGAGGGGGTGTCCCCAGGTCTATAAGGTGTTGCCAATGGGCCCTTGGGGTGCTGTCCGTGGTCGGGGCCCTGTCCCAGTGTCGGGGTGCTGTCCCTGGTGGGACGCTGTCCCCTGGTCGTTGGGGCGCAGACCCTGCTTGGGGAGCAGTTCCCAGCAGGACAGTGCCCAAATGTCACCGGGCACTGTCCCCAGGACACTGGGGCACCGTCCCTGACCAGGGCGCGGAGCCGCGCTGGGGCACTGTCCCGGGTCACCGGGTGCTGTCCGTGGTCGGGCGCTGTCCCTAGGCTGGGGCGCTGTCCCTGGGTCACTGGCATGCTGAACTGGGTCACCGGGGCCTTGTCCCCAGGTCTTTGGGGTGCTGTCCCCGCTCGGGGCCTTGTCTCCGGTTCATTGGGGCGCTGTCCCTGCTCAGTCTTGTCCCCAGCTCACTGGGGCCTTGTCCGTGGGTCATTAAGGTGTTGTCCCCAGGTCTTTGGGACGCTGTCcctgctcagggccttgtccctGGGTCATCAGGGCCACGTCCCCAGCTCACTGGGGCCTTGTCCCCGGGTCACCGGGGTGCTGTCCCCGCGTCTTTGGGAGCTGTCCCTGCTCGGGGCCTTGTCCCCAGGTCTTTGGGGCCTTGTCCCCAGCTCACTGGGGCCTTGTCCCCGGGTCACCGGGGTGCTGTCCCCGCGTCTTTGGGCGCCGtccttgctcagggccttgtccccAGGTCTCTGGGGCCTTCTCCCTGGGCCTTTGGGGCGCTGTCCCTCTGGGGCCTTGTCCCCAGGTCCCCGGGTGTCGCCGGGCCGCGTCCCCCGCCGGGGCGCAGCCCATGGCCcaccgcgtccccgtccccgtccccgtccgtgccgccgccggctgcccgcgccccggTGCCCGCCTCGGCGGGGGCTCACCGGCAGCTTGGTGAGGGGCGCGTTGCTGACGTGCTTGCCGAAGACCTCCTCCTGGAACTGCAGCAGCTGCACCACCAGGCTCGACAGCGACTTGTTGGTGGGGGGCTCGGCCTGGATGTactgcgggggcggggggtcagcaccgccgccggggccggggccgggcccggggggggggggggcgggggcggcgatggcggcgccggggccgtgacaggccgggcccggcggggcgggggccagtgccggcgccccccgccccccgccgcggcctaCCTTCTTGTAGTTCTTGCCGAGCCAGAGGCGGACGTTGTCGAACTGGCTGACGGTGTCCGAGGCCTCGTAGTACTTGACGTTGGGGCCGCCGTCCTTCTTCCGCACCGCCATCTTCgagcgggccgggccgcctcccgccgcctcccgccgcgccgcgccgcgcccgctctaccgccccctgccggccccgccccgcgccgcgcccgctctaccgccccctgccggccccggggcgcgcCGCGTCCTCCCGCCCGCGCTGCGCCAGCGCTGCCCGCTCGGTaccggcgcggccgggccgcggcgccccctgccgggcCGGGCGCTCGGCgacgccccctcccccccccccccgtcccccgtccccaccccgcgGGGGAGCCGGCCCGGTCGggtggccccggggcggggccgtGGGCTGTGCCGGGaacggcggcgggaggggcggggagcCCCGGTGTTGAGCCCGGGCGCGgcgcaccgggccgggccgggccgagcggggcggggcggggcgggcggcggcggggcccgatCTAGGCGGAGCGCGGCGGAGGGTGGCGCGGGAGTCACGGTGGCCGAGTGGTTAAGGCGTTGGACTCGAAATCCAATGGGGTTTCCCCGCACAGGTTCGAATCCTGTCCGTGACGCCGACCCCGTTTTTGCGGGGACtcccgggccgccgcggggcggaTCACGCGTGGGGGGCTCCCACCCCCGGTACCCGCTCTTTTaacggcgggggcggcggggcgctgcgggagcggggcTTAGTCCTTTTGGGGGACCGCGCCGCGGGGGCGGCTGCAGAGCCGGGTacaggggacaccccccccccgcggccggaCTCCCCCCGCGGCCGGACTCCCCCCGCGACCCTCAGCCACCCCCGGGAGCCCCGTGGGCGGGCCCGTCCCGCCCGGGAGGGTCCCCGGCCCGAGGGAGCCGCAGCGGCTGCGCCCGGGAAAGGCCTTTATTGATCTCGGCGACACAAAGGGACGGGagggaccccgcagcccccccgggacgGGGAgggccccccacgcccccccccttTCCACGTGGGACCCAGCCCCTCTGTCGAACACCCCGGTCCTCCCGGGCAGGGCTCGGGGAGCGGGCGCAGACCCCCAAGGCGCCGAGACGCCAATAAAGCAACCAGAACGCTGTTTATTGATCACTTAAATCCCTGCCTCCCGCCGGCCCGGGCGAGCCGTGGCCGGATCCGAGCGGGACAGACACCGGCGGAGAAAGTActgtaaaaaacaacaaaacaaatgcaaataaattaagtTCCCAACAAGTAAACGTAATCAGGTTCTGAGGTGCCTGTCCACggtacttcaaaaataaaataaaaagggggggaataagaaaaggccaaaaaaagtacaaaaaaaagtacagaacCACAGTCACAAGTGCCTggaaaaggaacagcagagaaagcGGAGCCAAACACCGGCAAGCGCGGGGCAGGACGGCGTCTCGGGGCAAGGTGGGAGACGCCCGgggggctgtgggctggggggCGAGCGTGGGGATCCGGCCTCtcccggggaggagaggggctggggcatGCACGGGGAGAGGGGCCCGGGGGCCGCACGGCGCCGTGCCGGGGACAAGGCTGGTCCCCAacgccgagccccccccccccccctcctgcacGGTGGAAGGCCCGAGCCCTcggtgggtgccgggggctcGTCCGCGGCCGGTTTGGCTCCAGGCGGCTGCAGGGTTTTGGGCAGGGCCCCGGGGGCGATGCCGACAGCGCCCAGCTTGGGGACGCCCCCCGGCCAAGCCCCGTCCCGAGCCCACAGGAGGGGGGGAGCGGACCCCGCTGCTGCCGTGCTGCCCGGTCAGAGGTAAGGCTTGGAGAGGCGGCGGCGGAGAGATGCCGGAGAGCGGGGTGGAAAATCCAGAGGGGGAGAGAAAGCCCAGGGAGGATTCGGCCACCGGACAAGCGGGAGCTGCCAGGGGCCGCGGGGTCAGTCCACAGCAAGAGCTGAGCTGGGCCTTTGGGTTTGGGCTGGACCAGGAGCCGGGCTTTGGGAGAGGCACCAGCACCCAAAACGCGGGCTGGGTCTGGGGAGTCCGGCAGTACGCGTGGAGCGGCCGCTCCTTCTCTTCTTGAAAGACATCGAACGGGGAAGCTGATCTGCAAGGGGCGAACATGGAGGGGCTGCAGCGTGTGCTCACCGCTGGGCCAAGTGTTTGAGCAGTATTTACCAGAGGCATTTAATCATTTCAGCTAGGAAGCAAGAGGTTCGAGGGAACAGTGCCCTAAGAAAACCATGTCGGTGACTAGGGACCACCAGCAGTTTTGACCGGCTACCCCCGGTCTCCACCTCTgcaccttccccctcctctccctcgtCAGCACGAAGCGTTTCTCTTTGAAAGTCCTTAGATTTCCTCCACTCCGTGTGCAAATATCATCACCAGTCCCGGCTCTAGCACCATGTCCTCGCCCATGTGCTGGTTTTCGCAGGCCATCACCACCACGGCCTGCTTGCCGGGGATGCGCTTGGCCACATAGTTCTCGTAGTACCGCCGGTTCATCTGGCGGGTCTCCAGCGTGGCCAGGCCCTGCGGCCAGTTCCGCTCGTGGGCGTTCTCGATCAGCTCGTTGATGATGGACGTGGGGCAGCCGCTCTCCACCAGCGAGCGCTTGATGACGGCCTGCAGCACCGCGTCCGGCGTGGAGATCATTCCACCCCACCGCGTCACCCGGGCCGGCTGCAGGGAGTTCACCCACCTGGTGACAGACACGGGACAAGTGGTCAGCACCGTCCATTTTTGGTGGCTCCCACCAGAACCGAGGAGCTGGTCCGCTCCGCGCTCGGGAGCAAGGCTGGACGGGGAATGCCGAATGCCAAATCCATTTCCCCGCCCCTGTTTTCACCCCCAGACAGGACCCAGCTGCTGCGCTCAGCTCTGCTACTCCCTCcccagagggaggggaagaaaggacgAGACGAGAAGCTGCTTCCTCCGGCCTTTCTCACAAGGAGGAAGGAATCTGGCAGCTTCCTGCTCGTGGGCAGGATGCAGGTGGAAGAATAAAAATGGTCCCAACCCATTGTGCAAGCAGCTCACGTGCCGCTCCCCAGCACAAACACCCCGCAATGCCCCCTTGCTTTTGTGAAGCGTTTTCTTCCCAAACCGTGCCTTTGCCTCGGGAGGGACTTCACCCCCTCCCAAATGGGTCGGCGAAGCTGGCAGACTCCCAGCTCCGCTCGCACCCCGACGCAGggctccccagctcctcccccATCGGCACGAGAACCGGCACTTACTCCAGGATCTCGTTGTATTCGATGGTCTCCTCCAGGTTCTGCAGGTTGGGGTTGACGCTGCGGATGGCGCGCATGTAGGCCTTCAGCAACTGAATGTCCCGTTTCTACGACAGGCAGGACACAGCGGGGTTTGCAAAGAGTCGTCAGCACCGCGGCTACACGAGACCAGACCCCAGCGCAGCGGCAGGGAACACGTCCCCGCCCGTCGGCTCAGCCACCATCCCCGCGGCTGGGCAACAGAggcgcagagcagcagcagagccccggctgcGCTCagctcgggctgctccgcagccGCTTTCTTCGCCCACAAACCTTTTTTTGGCGTTTGGTGTCCAAGCAGGCGAGACCGACCCTTCCCATGAGAAAACCCACTGCGAGGCAGCCCCTCGCAGACACGGACCTACCTGCTCGGCCAGCTGATGCTTGTGCTCTGCTGAGGTCTTCTCCAGCTCAGCGATTCTCGTCTGCTGCTGTTGCACCACAGATCTCAAATGCTTGATGCAGTTGTGGTTTGGCAGCTCATCTTTGGGCATTTCCAAGCTGCGGAGCATTGCAAAAAAAAGGTGGAGGCCCCACATTAGGGAAAGTTACACACCAGAGCGCTTGGCATAAGCACATAAACAGTCTCCAGAACAAATCCAGTCTTGGAGGACTTGCCCAGCGGCCCGGGAAGCCCAGCACCGTAACCTCCGATTGGTGTAGGAAGGCCTGTTCCCTGCCGTGTCTCAGGGCCAAGACAAATGGTCTCGGCGAGAGCTACGGGAACAAACCACCACCAGGTCGGCAGGCGATGGGGATTCTCCTCCTCCAAAGCGACCAGGGTTCAGAACCAGGTCCCACTCTAGGCAGCCCACGGGCCTGATCCAGTCTCTGACAGTCTCCAAGCCAACAGTCAGTCACCATCTGGCTGGGTGCTTGCAACACGTGAGTGGGAAGGATATTGGCACCAAGAGCACAAGTGCCAAGGCCAGACCAGCCACCCACCGCTCCTGGCTCTCGGCAACACGTAGGAGGGAGCAGAACTCATGCTGGAACTTGTCCCAGGGGGCTGGAACGGCTCTGGGTGGATTCACAAAGGCTCCAGTACCCCGTTTCCAGCAGCCAACCAACACCCGAGCCCCAGCAATGAGCTGAAGAGCCAGGGGCTTTGAaccaagtttaaaaagaaatgggttTGACTAAAAACCCTCCCCAACCCTTTCTGCAGCACCATGGCCTTCAAAGCCCTGCTACCCCCGGAGCTCCGCACCCAGGGGGCAAAAGGGTGCCAGGCACCAAACCCCGGCTCCTTCCCCGAGCCTGTGGCCCCTGCTCTGCCCGCCCGCTGTGGCAGAGCCCCAAGGCCATCCTCACCCGCATCCCTGCTCGCAAGTCACCGGGCGCTTTGGATTGTGCTCGCAGTCATTGAGGTGAGACATCAGGTTGTCAAGTCGCACGACTGCCGTACAGCCGAAAACAGCGTTGTCGCAAGTGATCTGCAGCTTCGAGAGCATATTACGCATGATCCGCGGGACGGGGCGGAGGTGGGCAACCGTCACGACGCTGCGGTCCACGGGGCACGTCTGCTGCTGGGAGAACCACTGGGTGATGCAGGCATTGCAGAAGGCGTGCTCGCAGTGAGGAGCCTGCGGAGGGGCAGAGAACAGCCAGGCGTTACTCGGACCCGGCGGGGAAGCGTTTGCTGGCTCGCGCGTGGAGGACACCGTTGACCAGAGAAAGGCTCTCAGTCTTCGAGGGGTGCACAGCAGCTACGTGCTGCCTTGGGGGAGGAAAGCGAAGGGAAGAGGCATCTCCGTCACACAAGCAGGCACGATGCCCGCACAGGGGAACGAGACACCAAAAGCCAGACCTGTACAGACCAGAGCCACGCACAGCACCTTCCACTACAACGCAAGAGGCACCGCGGCAGAGCCGTCCCTCGTTCCCTTGGAAAAGCAGGTGCCCACCTTCATCCAcctctggttttaatttgtgtgCCCAGCCCCACCAAGGTACTCTCCTCCCCCCAGACGCGTGGTGTCTTGCAAGCAGATCGGCTCCTCCGGAGGAGGTAATGCTGCCTCCTGAAAGGGCTGAGGGGGCAAGACAGATCGGGATgctaaatttaaacatttttccaggGCAGATTAGAACATTACTTCACTGTATTTacacagctgggctctgctcttgCCTTCAAGCTGCAGTTGAAAGAGTATTAagactggggagggggagcaggacaCACGCCAGCTCCTCGGACAACACCAAGCTTTCTTCCACAGAGCAGAAGCTCAGAGTTACGGGAAGGTCAGACACATTCAGAGCTAAGTCTCATTTACAAGCTGTTCCCTCAGCGCACAGTGCCTTGCAGGCTGCCTTGTGCCAGCCGACAAAGGCAGACGACGATTGCAGGACGTACGCTGAATAAGGATTCACCCATTCAAGCTACAGGACCATCTTGGGAGTTTTAGCGCAGCCCCTACGGCACCGCAGCTCGAGCCAGCCGGCCCAGCACAGCATCTCTGAGCCAGCGGGCAGCTGAGCCCGCGTCGGACAAGGCAGCACGTGCCGGGCTGTGGCACGGGGACAACCACTCCCTCTCCCCACTCTCTGATGCTTCAGCTTTCCACTGTCCTCCACCAAGCTGGCCTCTCTGCTCCCCTTGCGGAGCTTTATCCTGTCAAGCCCATGCCCACCCCCACTGGAGTTTAGTGATGGGGGTACCCCAGTGTCACCAAGTGCAGACTGGAGATGCGACAGATAAATCACCCCAGCTTCACTGGCACAGCACACAGAGTCACTCCACACCCAGAACACCGGGATGGGCCCCGGGGAACGTCCATCCTCAGAGAGACTGAAATCCTGGGGCTGGAGACAGCCCTGAGCCCTCCCAGATATCACTGGAGGTGGCCCTGCTTCGAGCAGGCAGAGGGACCTCGCTGCAAGGGAGGAACAAGGAAGGAGTCCTCAGGAATTTGCTCCCTTCAAACCAAGGCTTGTCAGAGGGCAGGGCTTGTGCCTGGCTACAAACTCAGCCTGAGCGCAGCTCCAGTTACCCgggtgctggcaggagcaggagggctggTATCCAACAGACAGGCTGTTAAACACGCTTGAGAGAAGTCTGGGAACAAGGGAGTTTGTGATACCACGTTCTCAAAAGGAGATTTAAATAAACCTGCAACTTTCCCTCTGGTTTATGTGATGGCCTGTGATCGTGttcacagactttttaaaatcaaagcttGTTTGACATAACAGACTAGCATAGCTGGAAGGTGCTAACAGACGATTTTAACTACAATAGATTGCAGTTCCACACACCCCCAGCCCACCGGCACAGGGT comes from Mycteria americana isolate JAX WOST 10 ecotype Jacksonville Zoo and Gardens chromosome 26, USCA_MyAme_1.0, whole genome shotgun sequence and encodes:
- the SMARCC2 gene encoding SWI/SNF complex subunit SMARCC2 isoform X5; the protein is MNPSRMDRNVEMFMTIEKSLVQNNCLARPNIFLHQEIEPKLLSKLKDIVKRHQGTVTEDKSNASHIVCPVPGNLEEEEWVRPVMKRDKQVLLHWGYYPDSYDTWIPANEIEASVEDAPTPEKPRKVHAKWILDTDTFNEWMNEEDYEVTDEKSPVARRKKISAKTLTDEVNSPDSDRRDKKGGNYKKRKRSPSPSPTPEAKKKNAKKGPSTPYNKSKRGHREEEQEDLTKDMDEPSPVPNVEEVTLPKTVNTKKDSESAPVKGGTMTDLDEQEDESMETAGKDEEENGTGSKGEQAKNPDLHEDNVTEQTHHIIIPSYAAWFDYNSVHAIERRALPEFFNGKNKSKTPEIYLAYRNFMIDTYRLNPQEYLTSTACRRNLAGDVCAIMRVHAFLEQWGLINYQVDAESRPTPMGPPPTSHFHVLADTPSGLVPLQPKTPQGRQSDGDAKTGRKSKEIEDLVTETVKGKPELQTSASQQMLNFPDKSKEKPADMQNFGLRTDMYTKKNVPSKSKAAASATREWTEQETLLLLEALEMYKDDWNKVSEHVGSRTQDECILHFLRLPIEDPYLEDSEASLGPLAYQPIPFSQSGNPVMSTVAFLASVVDPRVASAAAKSALEEFSKMKEEVPTALVEAHVRKVEEAAKVTGKADPAFGLESSGIAGTTSDEPERIEESGTEEARAEAQPAEEKKEAKEPRDGTAEEEVKEKPGEVPKKEEEKGKEAEGEKEPDKGDGDAGEPEKEKEAKDGLDEAPKEPPEPEAERKAKVERDIGEGNLSTAAAAALAAAAVKAKHLAAVEERKIKSLVALLVETQMKKLEIKLRHFEELETIMDREREALEYQRQQLLADRQAFHMEQLKYAEMRARQQHFQHLQQQQQQQPPPLPPGAQPLPAAGTPLAPAAHPLGAPPAPAMVAPAEPVGQPLPGAPPPQPPPPPGAPAVPHAPAPFPGQQPPSQSLAGSLGGSGHPAVPGNAPAALPFGLPPSAIPFSMANPPAEPLGATFPANPPALPLHGALASSMPSGGLPPPPHPPGLALPHLAGGSAAAHSPAIVAAVQGSLLPNPGLLADQGPPLQTDPIAPSPSTATPVPPTQ
- the SMARCC2 gene encoding SWI/SNF complex subunit SMARCC2 isoform X4; amino-acid sequence: MAVRKKDGGPNVKYYEASDTVSQFDNVRLWLGKNYKKYIQAEPPTNKSLSSLVVQLLQFQEEVFGKHVSNAPLTKLPIKCFLDFKAGGALCHILAAAYKFKSDQGWRRFDFQNPSRMDRNVEMFMTIEKSLVQNNCLARPNIFLHQEIEPKLLSKLKDIVKRHQGTVTEDKSNASHIVCPVPGNLEEEEWVRPVMKRDKQVLLHWGYYPDSYDTWIPANEIEASVEDAPTPEKPRKVHAKWILDTDTFNEWMNEEDYEVTDEKSPVARRKKISAKTLTDEVNSPDSDRRDKKGGNYKKRKRSPSPSPTPEAKKKNAKKGPSTPYNKSKRGHREEEQEDLTKDMDEPSPVPNVEEVTLPKTVNTKKDSESAPVKGGTMTDLDEQEDESMETAGKDEEENGTGSKGEQAKNPDLHEDNVTEQTHHIIIPSYAAWFDYNSVHAIERRALPEFFNGKNKSKTPEIYLAYRNFMIDTYRLNPQEYLTSTACRRNLAGDVCAIMRVHAFLEQWGLINYQVDAESRPTPMGPPPTSHFHVLADTPSGLVPLQPKTPQGRQSDGDAKTGRKSKEIEDLVTETVKGKPELQTSASQQMLNFPDKSKEKPADMQNFGLRTDMYTKKNVPSKSKAAASATREWTEQETLLLLEALEMYKDDWNKVSEHVGSRTQDECILHFLRLPIEDPYLEDSEASLGPLAYQPIPFSQSGNPVMSTVAFLASVVDPRVASAAAKSALEEFSKMKEEVPTALVEAHVRKVEEAAKVTGKADPAFGLESSGIAGTTSDEPERIEESGTEEARAEAQPAEEKKEAKEPRDGTAEEEVKEKPGEVPKKEEEKGKEAEGEKEPDKGDGDAGEPEKEKEAKDGLDEAPKEPPEPEAERKAKVERDIGEGNLSTAAAAALAAAAVKAKHLAAVEERKIKSLVALLVETQMKKLEIKLRHFEELETIMDREREALEYQRQQLLADRQAFHMEQLKYAEMRARQQHFQHLQQQQQQQPPPLPPGAQPLPAAGTPLAPAAHPLGAPPAPAMVAPAEPVGQPLPGAPPPQPPPPPGAPAVPHAPAPFPGQQPPSQSLAGSLGGSGHPAVPDQGPPLQTDPIAPSPSTATPVPPTQ